ggaatctggaaaacgtcacTGTTCAGTTCCAGgcatctctgagtcacactggttgaagtttgggataaagaggatctggatccattttaggtcagagatCAACAGGAATCAGTAGAAAGAAACTAAAAGCTGCTGATTCTTCTGTCAGTGCCGCCATGTTTGGTTCTTAGAACTAAAACTGGACTCTGCAGATCCCAAATCTGTCAGGGATTCAGACAAAGGTAcgtttggttctgtttctggATGTTCCAGTCTGTTAGTGTTGAAGCTTCAGGAAGAACTCACGGTTGAGGATGTAGGGTTTGGTGATGATGCCGGCCCTTTGTGGAGCGCTCTGCAggatgaagacagaaaacagtTCAGCACTACGCTGCTCTCTGCTGGCACCAAGCAGAACTGCAGGGTAAAAAGTGAAGGCCCCAGACTGTTCTGGTGCTCTCAGTCCAGCTAAACCCAGTTTCACTCACCCTCGTCTTCTTCACCGGCAGGGTCCGGTTCGGGTCAGATGACAGACCCATCGCCAGCAGGTTGGAGGCGGTGGACTTACTGTCATCCCAGGCATTTCTAATGTGTGAACTGAGAAAAGAAACATATGAGCATTTCTGCCATCTTTGACCATAAACGCCAGCTCCAACATCCACATGGCTGGTTCCACCACCTCCTCATGACCGTCTGATTGCATCAGAACCAGCCTACAGATCCACTCATGCTCTTCTGATCAGATAAGTTGAATCAAGTTATTCAAGGTGTGGCGGAAACTGCAGGAATGTATGAAAGCCTGCTGCATTCAATTAAAAGAAGACACTGGAATCTTTGTTCAAATCTTCTCTGTGATTCTAATAGTTCTAATATTTTTAACTCCAAACATGGTGGACTCTGACCTCATCTGTTCATGGAACTAGAAGATAATCTGCAATCACACGTAGAACAGCATCAGAGCGTCACAGACACCATCCGTTTGGTTTCTGTGCTCGTCACCACATCACCAGTTAACGTCTGCATTGACTCAAACAAAATTCATAAACTGTTCATCCTGGTCCATATTTAATATTTCTCCAACACTTTTCTCTGTGATGTTTGCGGGAGAGTCAGTAGAACAGATGATGTGGTGACGAGCACAGAAACCAAACAGATCGTGTCTGTGACGCCCTGATGCCTTTCTACGTGTGattgcagctccttctagttccaTGAACAGATGAGGTCAGAGTCCACCATGTTtggagttctttgcttttgtagttcttaTAAATATTAGaacagaaatcaaagaaaagatttgaaaaaagctCCTccgttttttaattttattgaatTAGTTCAGTTTCCATTGTAAggcccgaatacaagcggctgaaatgagtttCCTCCATGGGGGGCTGGACACTCCCTTAGAGACAGGGGGAGGAGCTTGGTCACccagagagctcggagtagaaccgcttctcctccacattgaaaggAGCCCGGTGAGgaggctcgggcatctagtccggatgcctcctggacgcctccctggagaggtgttccgggcctgtcccactgggtggaggccccggggaagacgttcgccgttcccaggccagccgacagcctcggggtccccccagaggagctggaggaagtggctggggcgagggaagtctgggcatctctgcttagactgctgcccccgcgacccggtcccggataagcggaggaagatggatggatagtaaggccatcatttcctgttttctaaAGTTCTCTGACCGACCGGCGTCTGCAGTGTCCGCGGCGTCTGCAATGTCTGCAGCTGGTTCTCTCCAGCACGTTATGAAGGTAATCTGGCTCTATGTCAccgctctgtttgtttacagcgGACTTCAttatatcttcttctatggtagtatcgtaatttgtccagaccaatcactatctgacacgtcatcggacctACGGACaaccaatcacataatgtgacgtcagcactagtcccAGGACCCCGAACAGTTATTGCAGCCCGAATggttttggtacctacaccgctCGTTGTTAAACTACATTTCTAGATCCATGTCTGATAGTTGAAAGCCTCCTAaagtctaagggcagggatgccagtatagcttagtcagtttgttagttcattttagtattttcctattgaattctttgtattcatgatccttttgagttcatgttttactttgaaaccaatcgagacgactgttgttgtgattttgggctatacaaataaaatttaattgaattgaattaaagtcCCATCAACAGGAGGTTCAACTCCTGCCGCCATTTAGATTCAAATCTCAAGCTaaactaatttttaaaaaatgtttttttggatccaaaatattaaaatttcacGACTTTTCCAAAACTTTACAGAAGTTTCGTTTTTCACATCAAAGGACCTCCTTCCAAAACTTTTCCAGGTCAGGATCGTACGAACCCTTCCACGTGCCCCCTCCGCGTGATCGTTTTAGGGATCAAAGCAGAACCACACCGCCGCTGAACCGACAGGGCGGTCCAATTATAATCAGGCCTCATCAGAAACCGCTATGGCGCACGCGGCTAACAGCATGCTAACAGCACGCACGTGACTTTTTTCAATCACCCCTCTAGCTCGTTTGTCGGTCCTGGTTCGGATTAAAGTCCACATATGGTCCAAAAAGGAACCAAGAAACGAGACATTTGTGAGTCAGGCTGTTAGTTACGTGACGTTTCAGTCAATCTGAGCAGAAGTAAACATGACACTAGTCTGCTAGCTAAGCTAGCTTGACGCTCAAGGGGATTCGGAACCTACTCTTCAATCCAGGGACGGCTCTTCTTCTGGAACTTTCTCTTCAGATTTTTGCGGTTCTTGCTGTAGTCGAACTTCTTTTTCCGCTTCGACTGCTTGGCTTTTGGCATGTTAGCGGCGTCGGGACGAGGTCGCGAAAGGAAGCACGTGCGGATCCACTTCCTGATGCCGTGACGTCAAATTCGTCATCACTTTAATGAACATCCCACTGACTTTTTCCCCCACAACTGAACGAACTACCGATACCCCAACAAAATGACATGaatagaaataaatcaaaatgacaAGAATTGATTgtgtaagagaactggactgagtggtcCCGCCCCCTGGCGTTTCAAACAGGACGTGGCTGCAAGAGGCCAAAATCAGAGTTTTATTTCCCActtattttaaaacatctattttatatcattttctttcaagatatttttctgtagttaaagttattcaagtaaactgaccaattaaaagtatcaataaaagtaggtggagcctgctggctccCACTtccaacattaaaaatgttttttaggcTTTATTGTTCAAAACACTTGGAACAAGTATACATGACAAGAACAATAGTATTAACAATGAGAATGCCATAAGATGGCATAAATATTACATAAGAAATATTGCAAAACAGATTACATCGAGTATGTTCAGAGACAAACAATGTCATATTTTGTGgtgacctgggggttagccccgccttcagctcctaaggctcatgggaagtggggaatcttgggtgtaaagttcctcaccatgagtgagggggttgtgagcagaagtgacttCCATGCTGTTTGTTAGTTGTCCAACTAAGGTTGGGTTGATGCCAGAAAAGTAGACTTTGTTTCCCATGCCTACTACTTCCTCTCAGAGACTGTCTGGACTCatgcggtgtatggggcacggacagctctccaataCAGCCAGTTAATCAGCAACTTGGCTCTTTGCCCGCTACGGTGACATACCAGCTAGGTCGTTACATTGGTTTCAGAAGTGGGATGATTTAGCCGGTGCTGCTACGCCGTGAAGCGAGAGATGGCTGGGGCAGAGCGACAAATTCGCATCCTGTAGGCAAGTTGGGACAAGCGAGGAGCAAGAGCGAAATCATTTCCTTGATGGTGTAAGCACCTGCCGTCATCTGCAGCCTGTCCCTGCGAGTCGGGTTTCCACACCAGTGATGACAGTGCATAGCCCAGGCGAACGTCCGCACTGCAGTGGCTTAGCACCGTTGGAACCATACCTGCCTCAGGTCAACTTGGCGGCCGGCAATGGGGGCTGGAGTCCCAGGCTTTGGAGGGAGCTACACTCCAGGTACTGCTGGAACTTTCTTCTGCGGAGCAGCGAGACCTGTCGGCACTGACAGCAGCATTGGAGCGACGCTTTGGAGAGCAGGTTTCGACAGAACGGAACCAACAGCAGCTGGAGTCCCGTCGCCATAGAGACGACAAACGCATGGGGACCTTCGCCGCTGATGAGCAGCTCTTCGCTCAGCGGGGTTACCCAACCTTTCCACCTGCAGCAGTAGAGGATCTGAACCTCCATGCGTTCCTCAGAGGACTTGCTCCGGAACGTCTGCGCCAGCATACACGGCTGGCGAGACCATCTACCCTGGGGGCAGCCCTGCAGGAAGCTGAGAATGCTGCAGAGGAATTACTTCAGGAGCAGTTAACCAGATAGAGTCTGCTCCCCCAAGGCGATGCGCACCCCGAGGGTTGCGTTGCCACGCTGTGGGGACAGTACTCGATTCTGCTGGCTGGGCACCTACTGGCACGGAACTGTCAGTAACGGGTGAGGGAACCCAGCTAGCTGAGAGGAAGGAAGACTGTGGCGCTGATGGTTGGAACCCATAATTGTGAGCATGTGTGTTCAGCTATGTGAGGGTTGTGGGGACACTTGACCATCTTAGGTGGGGGCagtgtggcgacctgggggttagcccagCCTTCAGctcctaaggctcatgggaagtggagaATCTTGGGTGTAAAGTTGCAACACTCGGCATTAAATGAGAGTATTTACAAAATTAATTGGGGTTGTACGTTCTGTcttaaatgtttgtatttgttttttttcctcaatttaTAACAAACAACTCCAACACGACACACTGATGGTTCTCAGTGTCGTTATGTTGAAATATacatgtacacaaacacaccaccCTGAATCCACCACCCAAATACACCCagtctttaaattatttatacaCAGTTGGCGTCTTTAGTCTCTCAGGACAAAGCAGTCTCAAATATTTTGTCGTAGGGCATGTGACGCTCCATCCGCGTCCAGGGGGTTATTCCAGAAGGCAGGTTTAAACTACcttgactttaaccctgaactctggctgaaatccgcctgaacttgcttactctgggaatgtctgttccaaaagaccggatatgagttagcgtaattacactGTACTTGCTAACCGTGGGGTTAATGCGCGTAAACgtcaggtacataaagacattctcaatggatcacagatttccagagtcaccatggaaacgcgtggagaaaaaaagaaagcgctacactttagtgagacggagtcagagatttaaatgacggcatatgaagattatacgtccatcaaaatagtaatatggctgcatcatcatcaagaaagagtttctgcttggagaaaagaacagacaaagtaaacgcacgagtttctgatcttatttccattttccttgtgacgcatatcttatccaatttaaatgaattacttctattggtaacaaataattgagttaaatttattcaacctaatttcttacgtctataaaaaacttagtgtttatacaactcaaatttacatatttatttaactaaatgtcatattactccaattcaattaatcttttttccatagTAATGAACTAAagttcttgaactctcatatgtctaaatttgagccggcagatcttcatttttataacaataaaaagaacgaaaCAAGATGTGCTTGTCGCATACtttcatttaggaattttccaacattgtcACTATATTGCTCAAccgtaggggtgctatataaactcatcatcttctccctccctctcactcatggtgcagagacttcaacatagtaggacaaaataactagtcaaaacacagtaaaacagctaaacaactaaacacatttggtcaaaaacccacacctaaacccaaatccgtccagacaggcaaagggaatggtatcccacaatcccttgcggtgccgaactaacagcagcaccaaagttacacctacttaattgaattaatttgaatgaaagtaaaataactgtctgataaccacgtgttatttttaagctgacttaactaaaaaaaaatatttatcttaactgaagcaaataatgaagttagatcaaagtaaaaagtttatctttccaacatccatatgtggtcttatcatcctctcactCAACTCAACTTAACTcaactcaattttatttatatagcactttcatacaacagtagttgagacaaagtgctgaacacaacagtaaaaaacattaaaacatgttaagGGGGGGAAAACACAGAGGGAGATAAAACTATAGAAAacagtaaacagttagaaaaacagTGGTCTCATATTGGGCTAAAAGCCAAggcataaaaatgtgtttttaaatgggttttaaaaatggacagtgaAGGGGCTTCTCTAATGGCCAGCGGCAAAGTATTCCACAGCTTCGGAGCGGCTACAGCAAAAGCTCTGTCCCCTCTGAGCTTCCGTCTGGACCTCGGTACCTCTAGAAGCatctgatcagctgatctgaggcacCGTGCCGGCGAATAGGGAGTGAGAAGCTCAGAGAGGTACAGCGGGGCAAGACcgtgtaaagatttaaaaacaagcagaagaatcttaaaatgaattctaaaatgcacaggcagccagtgaagcGATGCTAGGATCGGCGTGATGTGGTCTCTTTTGCGTGCTCCAACCATAAAGACgagcagctgcattttgaacacGTTGGAGACGCAAGAGAGACGACTGGCTGAGTCCAAGATAaagagagttgcagtaatccaGCCGGGACGTGATGAAAGCATGGATTACTGTTTCACAGTGTGCAggtgttaaaaaaggttttaccttAGCAAGTTGGCGAAGGCTTAAAAAGCTTAACTTCACTACAGAGCTTATCTGTTGGTCCATCCTAAAATTACTCTCCAATTTAACACCCAAGTTAGAAACAGTTGATTTTAAGAAACCAGTCAGAGAGCCCAGATTattggtggaaaaagtattatctgagcttcttcatccactaaatcatcttcaaatggactcgccatgctgcttcacctctctgaaaacaaactaaccttcaactaaacctgctccagactaagttatgttcagagcatgagttgctatggcaacttgacctaccctgaaacatacctccatttctggaacagaaagctgaggttatccacttccttagcctcaaacttaccgtgggagctagcagaacctgctttctggaacaccCGATGGACAACTATcgcaaaactaaaaaacagaTATCTGCAACACACACATCCAGTCTAGCTTTTAAATGAACGGCTTTCCATAGACAACGGCTTCTTACCAGATTATTAGTTGATTGGATACCGAAACACTGTCCAAGTATAGGGAAGACCTTTTAAGAGTGGCAAAAAGTTCCGGTAAATCCGTCAACTTGTATCCAGAGAAACATCCTTGGTTTTTTAATCCATTCCTCCAGCGGCAGTGATCGCATCTCACAGAAAGTTTGTTTCTCTCCCCCCTCCTCGCTTCGCTCCGTCTCCCCCTCTTTGTGCTATCATTAGCTATAATCAGCCAAACACCTGAGTAACCGGAAGTCACCGGCAGGAAGTCTCTTGGCCACCATATTTGTAGTCCACAAATACATTATTTGCAATATAAACGTAGTCAAACCAAATACATACAAATCCAACTATTATAATGTGCTCACCTGGAAACATAACAATGAAATACTGCACTATTAATATTGGTGGCTAATTTGGAAAGCATTTACTGTCTTTTATCCCAACAGTGAAATGACAATCCTGTATTTGTGTGGCAATGCTTCaaagttcctcaccatgagTGAGGGGGTTGTGAGCAGCAgggttgtttgtctgtttgtgtgtgttcaaataaatgggTGTTGATGCCGGACAGGAGActtaggctgtgtccgaattaccgccctaacccctaactactaaaaccctatatagtgcggcactatatagttctctatatagttctctgattttcaaagcaattcggacacccgtgctcactagttttctctttcgggtgttttcaaatggcgctccgcacgaaaacaaagtggcgcattaccgccaccacctggtctggaggggaactacttctatttaacgccgAGAATGCcacccatttgtcaaagtaaaaatataataaatataaacattttatgatgactatttatgaatctgccgtgttctgatcatgaaaaatgtggctgatttataaattataaaattacaaacacattggtggtgattttatgtatttgttgataACTAAACCCCCATGTTATTACTCCATGgcgatatttatttttatgccgctgaacgatttacgggctcttgcgaggaggcatttttttttccgtagttttctcttctaccttactgaaaatagctttatatatgaatctgtccgtgttcctggcaataattcaaccgtttttcatgggatcaaaccaaaaacgagcagatatgcagcatcacaggacagcaaggaggagaagcagacgtctcagaagatttcctctggaagccctggccagacatgaacaacctgtgagttaaacttaaagtttttttattagttcaatttaagcatttgtcactaattgtgctcaag
The DNA window shown above is from Oryzias latipes chromosome 14, ASM223467v1 and carries:
- the nop16 gene encoding nucleolar protein 16, whose protein sequence is MPKAKQSKRKKKFDYSKNRKNLKRKFQKKSRPWIEDSHIRNAWDDSKSTASNLLAMGLSSDPNRTLPVKKTRSAPQRAGIITKPYILNQLEEEASLPEKDCKTLSSDLMEYVQYMVRQHKDDYKAMARDEKNYYQDTPKQIKRKINEYKRCHPQLFQAFLNSLGAPEPMVQ